The Chloroflexota bacterium sequence TGGCCTCCAGCAGGGCCGATTGCGTGCGCGGGTTGCTGCGATTCAGCTCATCGGCCAGAGAATGTTGGTGAAGATGGGACCGAGGATGAAATCGAACTTATTCTCCTTCGGGTTGAAGATGCTGCTGCCGGTGATGTCCGAGGGCAGAAGATCGGGCGTGAACTGTACGCGGGTGAAGGAGCCTTCTATGGACTGGGCCAGGGTCTTGGCCAGCAGGGTCTTGCCCACGCCGGGCCGGTCTTCCAGGAGTACGTGGCCGCCGCTGAAGAGGCCGAGGAGCGCGAGTCGGATCGTCGCCTCCGAGGCCACCACGACGTTCGCGATGTTGCGAAAGGAGGCATCGAACCGGCGCTGAAAGCCCGCCGAGTCCAGCCGCTCTTCCTTGCCGCGAAACGATTCCAGCGCCAGGGCCATAGCCCTCCTCCGCTTCTAGTCCCGCCTTCCGGGCAAGCCGGTAGAGGGCCTATCTCAGCATACGCTCTCTCCACACTATCAGTTCCAGCCTCCCTAGAGGGAGGAGGCGGCCCCGCAAGCCAGGATAGGGAAAACCCCCAGGAATGAGAAGGGGCAGGCGCGCAAGAGAACGGTTAGAACTGGATCGGGATGCGCTCCACGGAAGCGCCGGAGGCGGGGTCCAACGTGACCAGGTTGACGCTGGCAAAGGAGCCACCCGCCTCAGCAGGGGAGCCGGGGTAGTAGGCGGGCGTGGCGGCGCTGCTGACATCCAGGTAGCGATGCCAGTGGCCTAAGGCCAGGTAATCGCAGGTGAGGGAGGCGATCTCAGTCGCCAGGATTGGGGACGAGCGGTCAACGCGCTCATCGGCGGGGACGTAGTGCCCGTGGGCCATGACGATGCGCCAGGAGCCGCTCACATCGGGGCTATAGCCGGCCAGGGGCTTGTTCTGGGGCGAGTGCTCTACCATGGCGCGGGACCAGATGGAGAGGCGCAGCTTCTCGAGGACGGCGTGCTGGCCCTCCGGGTCGCTGAGGAAGATGATGTGGCTGCCTGCGCCGGCAAGGGGAACGCGCTGGTAGATGGATGTTTGATCGAGAACGTCATGGTTGCCGTTGGAGATGACGACGGGGATAGAGAGGCGAGCGAGGAGGTCCACCGCGGCATCTATATCCGGCTGTTTGACGCGCGCGTTATCGAAGAGATCGCCTGCGATGAGGAAGGCGTCCGCGCTCTGCTTCTTGACCGCTTCGACGACGGAGGTGAAGGCGGCCAGGCGGCGCTTGGGGTCGTACTCATCGCCGATGTGGACGTCCGCCGTGTGG is a genomic window containing:
- a CDS encoding DNA repair exonuclease, which translates into the protein MSIDRPPLRLLHTADVHIGDEYDPKRRLAAFTSVVEAVKKQSADAFLIAGDLFDNARVKQPDIDAAVDLLARLSIPVVISNGNHDVLDQTSIYQRVPLAGAGSHIIFLSDPEGQHAVLEKLRLSIWSRAMVEHSPQNKPLAGYSPDVSGSWRIVMAHGHYVPADERVDRSSPILATEIASLTCDYLALGHWHRYLDVSSAATPAYYPGSPAEAGGSFASVNLVTLDPASGASVERIPIQF